The Leucothrix mucor DSM 2157 DNA window GACTGGCTTGCTTACTTTCGCTTAAAGTAGATAAACTCGGGCAACAAGCTTAAAATTAAGAAATAGGTTCACAATAAATTGTCCACTTTGAGATGAGAGTAGGCAGGTTTTATATATAAAAAGGTAATAACAAGTGATTCACTTAATCTACATAAGTACCGCAACAAGCTGGCCATCTGAAGAGGATTTAAAGGCATTATTGGAACACGCTCGCACTAATAATACCCGACGGAATATTACCGGTATGCTGTTGTATGACAATGCGGTTTACATCCAAGTGTTAGAGGGGGATAAGGAGGCGGTTGAGGAGGTTTACAATATCATTGTTAAAGACCCAAGAAATAACGGCCATGTGAAGCTTATCGAAGAAGAAATTACCGAGCGCGACTTTCCGGATTGGAGTATGGGCTTTAA harbors:
- a CDS encoding BLUF domain-containing protein, with the protein product MIHLIYISTATSWPSEEDLKALLEHARTNNTRRNITGMLLYDNAVYIQVLEGDKEAVEEVYNIIVKDPRNNGHVKLIEEEITERDFPDWSMGFKNLESCSPDELEGFHDAFGGRLDKDFAVQNTSAAVKLLKRFSRGGQ